The window tgaatgggtgctgtcagaatgagagtctaaacagctgattaaaaacactttttttatatgtaaatgcatttcttccagctaaaatacatGTCCTCTATTCATAATATTCTTATCTTGTCTGAATCAAGAGAGGAATATGCACAtatcaagcactgtttataaGCAAACAGTCGAAAACAGttgtaaacaaatatgtcagtgattttgatttttttagagGACTATAGGGGGGTCGACTTTTTTACTGGGAGAGATGTTATTATCGATTATGGACTCGTGTTTTAACCAGAAGTAACTAGTTTAAACTCCTTTTAAGATGGATTTGTGTTTCTTGGAagcacacagcttttcacttcacaaggcATTAACTTATGGATttgagtcatgtggattatatgttttattagctgtttggactctcattctgatggcactcattcactgcagaggatccatttaGTAAATAAGTGACGCTAAGAATGCTTAATGCTAAATTTATCCAAATCTGTTCTCATGAAGaagcaaactcatctacatcttggctggcctgagggtgagcacattttcagaaatgtttcatttttgggtgaactattcctatgGTATGTTTCAGTAGTTCAGCTTCAGTATTAGTCTTCATCCAAGCCTTTGAGcttaaatattttcttgttaATGACATGTAAATGTGGTGCATTAGGATGTGAGATATTTTACGTGTGCTCAGATGCACACATTGCACCACCGAAGAATAAATTGATCACCATTCTGTATCGCGGCCAGAAGCCCTGGTCTTGGCAGGCGTATGCTTGGCTTCTCATGGTAATTTGCAACATGAATCGTAAAAGACTGCTAACTGGAAATGATGAGCAGGTCAGGAGAGAGAAGAAGcaggagaaaaataaaaatgaaacacacCTAGACATAGAGATGATCCGCCCCACATTCTCTCTGGTTTATAGGCCCTCAGAAGCCGCAAAGATGTAATCTGCAGAAATGCGTTTGCTGGAAGAGTGTTCACCCACAGCGCTTTGTCTCTCCTGTCTGCTTCCCCCTCTCCTTTATGATTGAGTTTTTATGGTTCGCTCATCTGTTCCTCATTCTGCCTTTCTTCCCTGCGTCACCCTTTTATAATCAATGCCccttttttgttacatttgcCCTGCTTTTTACTAGTATGACTGGATGATAAAAGCCTCTTCTGCTAAGAGTAATAAATGAAAGGTTTATGCATGCCATATTCTCTTCCTTTCTCTCTTTGTTTCTCTCTCAGGACAGTATTTTGCCAGCATAATGATCATTGTTGGAATGTCAGTTATTGCGACGGTGGTTGTGCTCCAGTATCACCATCATGACCCCAACGGAGGGAACATGCCCAAATGGGTACGTCtgttcacacacaaacacatacataatCAATGCCCTGAATCCACAAATGCAAGAAACAATGTCTCTCATGTCAGCTGGATTGAAAGCAGTAATTTACTTATTCAATGATAATAGAGATAACGGCAACAGAAGGGGACTAAATGAGTAAATAGGATGCAGATGGATATAGATCTGCGATCTGTCGGCGCTGATGAATGACCGTATTTGAGCATTCTGCAAGCCAATTAGCAGCTCAGCTGATGTGCCCTGGTCCCGCTGATCGAACCACATTCACTTACAAAGCCAAATGCAACAACAAGAGAAAGCTGACAGGTGTATTTACTCAATGAGACTAACATCAATTCTGCGTCACAACTAGGTTTTTACGTACTTCTTAAGAAAATGCCATTATatgctactgttcaaaagtttggggttggtttgatttttgtaaatgtttttgaaagatctTGTTATGCCCtccaaggctgcgtttatttgtttacaaaacattaatatatacatattaaaatttattttattcctgtgatggaaaaggTGAATTTTACACATCCATTACTgtaattttcagtgtcacatgatccttcagatatcattctaatatgctgatttggtgctcaagaaacatttttttattgaaacttttttatcaatgttgaaaactgcgAAAGCCTGTTTCCGttgtgaataaaaaatacaaatttcaagcaattctgacttttttcttagaattgcgaggtataaacttgcaattgtgagttattaagtccaatttagagggggaaaaaagactgatatgttcttagaattgcgagtttatatctcataattctgacttaactagCAATTGCGTGTTCCttcaggtgatctgaccaatcacaaccCTAAATCTGTCCTACAAACAagtcagacaggagagtaggcTAATtttggtggacttaaacttggaacattgtgtgtattgatgtctttccaTGGTTGAAGGAAAATACGTTCTAATGTTCATTCATGCTTTAAATGAAGAAAAGACGATCAGTTCACGTgtcattgatctaataaggcaatactgTGATCTGTCACGAcgcattaaagagccacaaaatagtatttattgtttacatttcttgaaaaatgacaacattttaaagctgagaccttgtttcatattAGAATTAACCTTCTCTGTCTTGTCTGATGGCATGTTGACAGTTTCCTCATTGCTCCATGATGTATTGTTGCAGAACATGATATGTAGTGTCAAAGCAGCAGTGTTTGTCTGATATAGCAACAGTAATAAGgaggaattgcaagatacattgcgtgtaaagtcagaattgtgagtttatatttcgcagttctgagaaataaagtaaattctgactttatttctcagaattgtgactttatttctcagaattgtgttcatatattgcaattcttactttatttctcagaattgtgagtttatatcttgcaaatctgtctttatttctcagaattttgactatttctcaaaattgtgagttgctatctcacaattctgatgtaataactcacaactgcgtaTAAAGAccgaattgtgagtttatatctcacagttttgagaaataaagtgaattgagagtttatttctcataaatgcaactttatttctcagaattgtgtttatatcttgcatttctttatttctcagaactgtgactatttctcagaattgcgacttctcacaattctgactaaatgactcacaattgcgtgttataaagtcagaattgcaaacttgcaattctgcaaacttgcaaacttgcaattctgagaaaaagagtcagaattgtgtttatgacgcaattccgagaaataaagtaaactgtcactatttctcagaattgcgagtttatgtctcgcaattctgactttataactcacaattgctgctttgcaaacagcttgattgtcAGGCagtctgaccaatcataacaccaaatctgccattctgtccgacaaacaaatcagacaggagagcagaataacttcggtggacttaaacttggaAAAATAGCatgtattgacatctttctgtggtggaaatacattttgatgttcatgtctttttcgtGCTTTAAGTAGAGAAGAAAAGACAATTGGTTCACGTGTtgattgatctaataaggcagtacagttatctatcataacacattaaagagccaaaATTGTTTGTTGGACATAGCAGGAGAGTGGGTTTTTGCAACGGGTACATTGAGAgtttaaaaaagtcagaattttattcagtggtgggcttccatagaaaacagttgtgctgcttcacaAAAACTGTGCCTCATTGCTTAGAAAAGTAATAGTGCATATCGGCTGCACAATTAGAGGATTAATACTGAAGGTTAGAGGTTTTTTAAATCTCTAACTCAAAGTATGAGCAATAATAATAGCGACACGCTTGCCAGAGCACAACGTCCTAGGATCCTATCCTGGGATCAGCTTTTAGCAACATTCACACCCAAAACATGACATGTGTAGTTATTGAAGATGTCTGCCCGAGCCAGGGCTCAAAGGGGTTGAAAAAGAAAACCCTCTTTCTCTGAACAACTGGGAAAAAAGCAACACTTACATAACAGCAATGGTAGTTATCTTACGATCTAAAGAGCTAAAAAGAGAGACAGTTAAGAAGATGATGCCAAAAGGTGGATACTGATAAGGGAAAGATGCTGTTGTGATGCTTGTCAAATCCCCAAGGGCATCTGGACCTGTATTTAAAAGAGAGAAATATATTCAGGTCTGTGTCTTAGTAATGCCTACAGGTCTGTGTCTTAGTAATGCCTGTTCTTTCATTATAAATATTCTGCAAAGTTTTTGATATTGCACTGCTTTTGTTTATGATAGCCAGACATGCACTGGCTTGTATTGAGTGATCTTTTAATACACCAAAATGTGTGAATATGCCAAAAAAGGACCTAGTTGCttaaactgcagtttttctGCAGATGAAAGCAGTGCCAAACCCACTAGTCGTACATTTTGCCATGCTTTATGCCTCTCCTTGGCCAGGACTCGGCAATGCAACTGAATAATTCTAGCTTGTCACCTCTTTATCTCTCTCTGCGTCATAGTCCTTGCTGTCATATGTTGCTGTTTTACAACTCCTTTCTTTCCACAACTTTTCCCCTCTTGACTCAGCAGACGCTAGCTACTGCTTGTAAAAGAACTGCACagatttttttgctttatttgttgTTCAGACCTTTTGTTTAGACTGTACGTGTGGAGCATGTGGAGTATATTGTTCAAAACTGCTGCTGTGAAATGCATGCTTTctcttacataaataaataaaattatcagCTTGCGCATTggattttacttttaatattcaAAGCTAATGTTGTTTACTCAGGAAACAGGATATGGGTAAGATTTGATTCAGTTTTAAAAGTTGGTACCGTAGGGAAATTAGGAAGATTGAAGATTGGAGATTAATACAAAGATAATATTCTTAACTTGAAGGTAAAGTGTGTTATCtcaaattacagttttattaaatCAGTTTTGAATAAATCATCCTTACAGTATCCACAACTAACAACAATGGAATGAGTAGCACTAAGAAACCCATATAtagttgagatcaaaagtttacaccttacagaatctgcaaaatgttaattattttaccaaaataagagggatcatacaaaatgcatgttatttttttatttagtaaaatgtgattaagatatttcacataaaagacatttacatatagtccacaagagaaaataatagttgaatttataaaaatgaccccgttcaaaggttttcatatgcttggttcttaatactgttacctgaatgattcacagctgtgtttgtattgtttagtgatagttgtttgtgagtcctttatttatcctgaacagttaaactgcctgctgttcttcagaaaaatcctttaggtttcacaaattctttggtttttcagcattttttgtgtatttgaaccctttccaacaatgactgtatgattttgagatccatcttttcacactgaggacaactgagggactgatGCTCCataaggaaaaatgatgcattaagatcaGAGGctgaacatttttgaacagaaggaagatgtgtatatttttcttattttgccaaatatcatatttgtttcatttagtactgtccttcagaagctacagaagaaacATGTTTTCTAGAagacaaaatgttaaatttaccccgaccttcaatttttcaaaagttttcactccccagttcttaatgcatcgtttttccttctaaagcatgaGTGTGTTTAAATCTGCTGTAATGttgcctcagttgtcctcagtgtgaaaagatggatctcaaaatcatacagtcatcaagtgaatgtaaacttttgaacagggtaatttttataaattcaactattattttctcttgtggactatatgtaaacatattttatgtgaaatattttattcaggtcagtactaaataaaaaaaacatgcattttgcatgatcccttttattttggtaaaataattaacattttgcagattctgcaaggtgtatgtaaacttttgacttcatatGTAATTCAAGACAGATGACCTTTatttatcatacatttttaattattactgatTATAAAAGTAGCATAAAGCAAGaatttaaaatctgtaaaaagtaatctgatgtacttttttttaaatataaaatatatttctgaatcATACTTTAATTCTTTTGAGACACatttacaatgtattttatttgtgaccTTATGTTCTGCTATTcttagttaacttttaactattttttaattttttgaatcatcatttattcttttttttaaatattggtcacagacatggagatttattttaaagctgcagtctgtaACTTTTTTGTGTTCAGAATTTACATAGTTTATACAATAAGTGAGTACATCTGTGTGAGTATACAATAAGAGAATCCATTTTTCCAAACCGTGTTTTTGGCTTATACTGAATTACTACGGTACAGCtataataagctttttttttataatctgactATTACTTCTCTAAAGAAAGAGAAGTAGTTCCGGCTACAATATTCTTCCGCAAGAtgcagttctgtttattaaccACTAGAGCGCCAAAAGTtacggactgcagctttaaatttcaccaagctaaTCACTTACTAAAAACCCTCACTCACCTTACTCACCACAAACGAGAAACGTAGACTCCTACGTTAGCACTCAATGTTCAAAGTTtgcaacaataaataaaaaaacatacaaacaaataaacaaatgtgtaaaatatacacatttcttCCTGTTCATTTGCTTTCTCATAGGTTCAGCTAGTCCTGCTCCAGTGGGTGGCGTGGTTTTTGCGTATGAAGCGTCCTGGTGAGAGTGAAGATCCTGAGCGCCCTCCTTGTGCCCCTCACTTAAGACGTTGCTCTTCGGGTTCCCAAAGCGGCAGCCTCCCAAACGCACCCGGTTCCGCCTCCGCAGACCTCCATCACCACCACCACACATCCTCTACGCTACACCCGCTTCACCCCCAAAGCCTCCTCCAAGCCGCGGCGGCAGCCAGCCACACCCACCATCTCCACAACCAGACCAACAGTGCCAACAACAACGGCAACCTGCTATACATCGGGTTTTCCAGTCTCGACGAAGCTTCGCCACCATCCTTGCTCGCCGAGTCCGTGCAAAGAAACAGCATGTCGGGCGGCCCACGTCCTGCAGTGGTTTCACCTCCAGGGGTAGGCTCCAGCCCTCCACCTCACCTGCCCTCACAGTTCTGCAGCCCTCCGCCGCCTCCCACTCCCAATCTGGAAGCCACGGGTTGTCCAAGCACAGTGTCCGGCGGTGGCGGAGGCTGTTCTTGCTCGGGGACCAGCGGCGGAGGAGATCCACAGCTTCAGGCTATTTTGGAAGAGGTGCGATACGTTGCCGATAGGTTCCGCGGACAGGATGAGAACGACAGCGTGTCCGAACAGTGGAAGTTTGCTGCAGCCGTAATCGACCGACTTTGTCTAGTGGCGTTCAGCATTTTCAACATCATCTGCACCATCTCTATTCTTATGTCAGCACCTAACTTTGTGGAGGCAGTTTCCAAGGACTTCATCTGATTGCTTTGTTCGAAGAGAACTTGCATTTGGGAAACTTATGGGAAATAATCATCTCCCTAAAACAGTGACTTAGCTTTTTTTCCAAGACTGTGTTTGGAATAATGCAGAATCTTGAGGTCTGGATCGATAATGCTTCTGATTGGACCTGCTCAGACATCTGAACTGAACTGATGGTGGTGGAAAGCTAAAGACCTTCACCGCAAGCTGTTTGTAAATGATGGAGTTGGTTCGCTATATGATAACAAGTTCGGCTAtggaatgaaagaaaaactaaacataaaaaagtgaaaaattgaCCTTTCAACTGTGTCAAACGCCTCATAATCCGACATGAACCTCTGAGGAATGGCCAGTCGTGTTACTCAAACTTGTGTGACGTTGTACATCTCACATCTAGCACAGTGCAAAACTTCTCTAAGATGTCAAAATCTATTTTGGTAACGTTCATCTACGGGTAGGCGAGGAGAGAGGGAGGGAAGAGCAGAAGAGACAGagaaatattgataatagtGGCAGACGTGAGGTGAATGGCCAGATCAAAAACTGTCATCTCAAAATGAAAAAGGCACTTGTTTCAAGGACAGATAGGAGAGTTGGAAAACTGCTGGAGGGTTCAGATAATGGAGAGATACAGAAGAAGTGAAAGATGGAATACCCCCCCTGTCGTGGACAGAGATGTAGACCGATGGAGGGATTAGGGCCTCACAAGAAGGCGAGGCAAGAGCAAAACAAGGGTAATGAAAGACAAAATGAGACAGAGTGTATTAAAGAAAGAGACACAGTCAGCGCAAAACCGAAAGAAGGATGGGCTGAAGAAGTGATTCAGACAAGTGGATAAGAAAATGAAAGAGTGATAGTGGAATTAGAGAGGGATAGACAGAAACAGACAGAGAAGGCGGTCAGGGGTAAGTGAGACTCAGCAACATTTACTGGCAACGGGAAGAATGGCTTCGCAGCTTGAGAGAAATAGCGCATCATGCCCCAAAAAAGCCAAACAGTGAGTGCATCCGTCACAAAACAGATGAGGAGAGAAAAACATACTGCGGAAGGGAAGTGGGAGAGAGTGTGGGAAGAAAGAGCAATAATCCCCTGAGACATATTGGAGAAATGGCACAAAGACAGTGGAGACATGGGTAGAATCTTATATCTCCTTTCTGCTCTCCCATCATCTCTGTGAAATGACAGACAGTGTGAGGTGTTCTCAAACAGCAGAGATCATCTTATGAATATCTAAGTAGGAGCAGAGCCACAACCACAGTAACTGTGCCCTGATTCTCtactgtcactttaaaaaaaaacatgggttTTTGAGGTAAATCTCTTTTTCTTGCTCTGTTTTTCCCACTTACACATACAGTGTCCCACAAATGTTTGGAAATGCCTTGGGTAAAGTGGGGATTTGCACagtatcagcataaatccttatcctTTTGTGATGACTGTGCATTGATAAGAGACTACACAAACcttttagtaaataaaatattaatgtatcCAGAAAATACTTCAGCTGCTGTAACCTGTTTTCTGATTGGTATGTTGGTCTGTTAATCAGTCCTTAAAGTTAtaaaggtgtgctgacccaataatctttgaaaaaaagaaacctAAGCCAGTTAAATCTAGTAATAAGCCAACACAATCTAACTCTGatgagtattttttttacattatgtaatccaaaaaaaaaaaaaaaaaaaaaaaattattgatcTTCAGTAAAAATTGCTTAAAGttactttaaagggttagttcacacaggaatgaaaattctgtcattaattaaacacccttatgttgttccaaaatcataagaccttcattcatcttcagaacataaattaagatatttttgatgaaatctgagagcttactgaccctgcataaacagcaacgcgACTGACAtgttcccaggcccagaaaggtaataaggacaaGTGTTGTGGGTAATGCATTAAAAGTAATGCACATTAcatagattacttttttttcaagtaactagcaAGTAATgcatacttttaaatttacaacaaaatatcttttactttttactttttcaaacaagtaacacaagttttcccatttattgactgacagctcttcTGTCCCCACATTGAGAGAAATGGAAGTAAATGCAGAGACGTTGTGTGTCCTTTGAAATCATGATgcttactgtagttctagactaaatgtgactGAAGTTACTCATCTCActtgcacaatttttttttgaaaaactatGGCGTAAacctgcaataaataaatattaacacaaaTATACAGGCTGAAATATCCAATTTTATTAACCAGCTTCTTTGCTGCTGTCCTATGATGacccaattcaaccatactaataagcaaaaatacttttgataaactaacatttgtgtttctttttttaattgctgaagagtgttaaCCTTTCTTCACctgcattctactgtacagatgttaatttacatttccttcagcctgaggtttattcatttcacttttggtgtaaaagggcttctACTAAATTTGCCAAAAACagtactttttatattaaaaacagacaagcaagccctgcccagatttaaaaattaacgcaaaagtaacatacattactttccataaaaagtaactaagtaatgtaatttaatgtaatttaaattgaatgtaagttacttttttagggagtaatgcaatattgtaatgcattacttttagaAGTAAGGACATcaaactttttgtgcacaaagaaaacaaaaataacaactttattcaacaatttcctctTTTCTGCCACCATTACCGAGAGTACCGTGACCCATGCACTGTCTCGGCTTGTTCTGCGTCTGAACGCATGTGTCATGGTACTCTCATAAACTCGCGTTGAGGATGGacatgaaagaaaagaaattgttatttttgttttctttgtgcacaaaaagcattGTCGTAGCTTCATATGTAagtactattttaatgttgtccttactacctttccttGAACGTTCCTTGAACGTGTCTGTTGCGCTGCTTTCTATGCATagtcagaaaactcttggatttcatcaaaaatatcttaatttgtgttctgaagatgaaagaaggtTTTATGAgattggaacaacttgagggggagtaattaatgacagagttttcttttttgggtaaactatccctttagtgCTTACATGCTAAGAAATGATTTGAGAAGGATTTGTGCCGACATTCGGGCTGTTCACACAGAATGTGTCTTTGAATCATTTGTTCTGCTTGTCCATAGTcttctatgtaaacatgcactAGATGGATGTGTTTCATTGCTACACTTTGGGGTGTGCGATATATATCATCCGCAATAACATAATTGTTTTAACAATGGGCGATTTGACatgtttttgactttttttgttttttttctactatCCTGCATCTCAtgttttcaaa of the Labeo rohita strain BAU-BD-2019 chromosome 19, IGBB_LRoh.1.0, whole genome shotgun sequence genome contains:
- the chrna11 gene encoding cholinergic receptor, nicotinic, alpha 11, with product MWHSLAFTLCGISALIQVSVQGPYQRTLLKNLLKDYNRMERPVANDSQPLTVFLSMSLIQIMDVDEKNQVLTTNIWLNMHWYDHYLQWNQSEYPGVKNLRFTTDQVWTPDILLYNSADDKFDSTFKSNVVVNSSGYCNYLPPGIFMSTCNVDVRWFPFDIQKCELKFGSWTFDGWLLDLQMNEADISGYMPNGEWDLVGVPGTRNELYYDCCKEPYPDVTFVVTIRRRTLYYALNLLIPCVLLSSMTLLIFLLPADSGEKISLGITVLLSLTVFMLLVAEIMPATSDSIPLIGQYFASIMIIVGMSVIATVVVLQYHHHDPNGGNMPKWVQLVLLQWVAWFLRMKRPGESEDPERPPCAPHLRRCSSGSQSGSLPNAPGSASADLHHHHHTSSTLHPLHPQSLLQAAAAASHTHHLHNQTNSANNNGNLLYIGFSSLDEASPPSLLAESVQRNSMSGGPRPAVVSPPGVGSSPPPHLPSQFCSPPPPPTPNLEATGCPSTVSGGGGGCSCSGTSGGGDPQLQAILEEVRYVADRFRGQDENDSVSEQWKFAAAVIDRLCLVAFSIFNIICTISILMSAPNFVEAVSKDFI